The proteins below are encoded in one region of Opisthocomus hoazin isolate bOpiHoa1 chromosome 26, bOpiHoa1.hap1, whole genome shotgun sequence:
- the LOC142364381 gene encoding C1q-related factor-like, producing MVLVLVVLIPVLVSSAGPDGRYEMLGTCRVVCEPYGPAAAPPPPPAERGPLPPPSTLVQGPQGKPGRPGKPGPPGPPGEPGPPGPAGARGEAGRPGPPGLPGPGATGAVSAATYSTVPRVAFYAGLKNPHEGYEVLKFDDVVTNLGNSYDAASGKFTCAIPGTYFFTYHVLMRGGDGTSMWADLCKNGQV from the coding sequence atggtgctggtgctggtggtgctgatcCCGGTGCTGGTGAGCTCCGCCGGGCCCGACGGCCGCTACGAGATGCTGGGGACCTGCCGCGTGGTCTGCGAGCCCtacggccccgccgctgcccccccgccgcctcccgccgagcgcggccccctcccgccgccctccaCCCTGGTGCAAGGGCCCCAAGGCAAACCGGGGCGACCGGGCAAACCGGGACCGCCGGGACCGCCGGGAGAACCGGGACCGCCGGGAccggccggggcgcggggtgAAGCGGGACGACCGGGACCCCCGGGACTACCGGGACCGGGGGCTACGGGAGCGGTGAGCGCGGCTACCTACAGCACGGTGCCGCGCGTCGCCTTCTACGCCGGCCTCAAGAACCCCCACGAGGGCTACGAGGTCCTCAAGTTCGACGACGTGGTCACCAACCTGGGCAACAGCTACGACGCCGCCTCCGGCAAGTTCACCTGCGCCATCCCCGGCACCTACTTCTTCACCTACCACGTCCTCATGCGCGGCGGCGACGGCACCAGCATGTGGGCCGACCTCTGCAAGAACGGGCAG